A DNA window from Engystomops pustulosus chromosome 10, aEngPut4.maternal, whole genome shotgun sequence contains the following coding sequences:
- the PTPRF gene encoding receptor-type tyrosine-protein phosphatase F isoform X2, protein MVPYSPQTQLIVLALLLCSAINTNADSEPVFIRKPDDQIGISGGVASFVCQATGDPKPRITWMKKGKKVSSQRFEVIEFDDGSGSVLRIQPLRVHRDEAIYECTATNSVGEINSNAKLTVLEEEQVPHGFPVIDMGPQLKVVEKTRTATMLCAASGNPDPEISWYKDFLPVDTATSNGRIKQLRSGALQIESSEESDQGKYECVATNSAGTRYSAPANLYVRVRRVAPRFSIPPSSHEVMPGGSVNLTCVAVGAPMPYVKWMAGLEELTKEDEMPVGRNVLELTNIRESANYTCVAISSLGMIESVAQITVKALPKPPVAVTVTETTATSVTLTWDSGNPEPLSYYVIQYKPKASEGPFQEVDGVATTRYSIGGLSPYSEYEFRIIAVNNIGRGPPSEVVEAQTGEQAPSGPPLNVQARMLSASTMIVQWDPPEEANGQIRGFRVYYTSDPHLPFNMWQKHNVVDNLLTTIAGLTTGITYSIRVLAFTSVGDGPPSDMVQVKAQQGVPAQPVNFQAEAESDTRIMLTWRYIQQERIVSYELVYWEGQDGLQQKLTFAPSSSYAVEGLKPDTLYNFQLAASSSMGLGVYTPVIQARTAQSTPSAPPQKVECTSLSSTSIRVSWVAPPVSSRNGALTRYSLAYQAVAGEDTSRHVVDSIPPEFSSWEIKDLEKWTEYRVWVRAHTDVGAGPESPVFIVRTDEDVPSAPPRKVEVDSVNSTSVKVTWKSPIPTKQNGQIRGYQVTYVRLEGGEPRGNPVIKDVMLAEAQWRPEESAEYEAVITGLSAETTYSITVAAYTTKGDGARSKPKVVTTTGALPGRPSIGISTTIQNTALVQWHPPREVMGELQGYRLQYKRTDEERFITMDFGKNEHHYTLTKLHKGATYIFKLSAKNRAGYGEEAEKEISTPEDVPSGFPQNLQVVGLTTSTTELSWDPPVLSERNGKITNYTVVYRDINSPQDLTNVTRDRHITLVNLKPDTTYDIKVRARTSKGQGPLSPSIQSRTMPVDQVFAKNFRVNAVMKTSVLLSWEVPDSYKSAVPFKILYNNQNVEVDGQSMRKLINNLQPDTEYSFVLMHRGSSAGGLQHRVSIRTAPDVLQSKPSSNSKYMEDGKFTLLLPRVQTSSPVRWYYIVVVPLDSSRSLSTRQSPEEMELEQILDAINQGSRRQKRQASKSQPYIAARLNTLPESFTLGDSKEYNGFVNKPLSDQLSYTCFVLAALEDGDTKKYAASPYSDEIVVQVSSLKQQEEPEMLWVMGPVLAVILIIIIVIAILLFKRKRTNSPSNKEDQAPGVKESLLGHSSDPVELRRLNYQTPGSSVPSYPNISSMRDHPPISINDLAEHIDRLKANDGLKFSQEYESIDPGQQFTWENSNLEVNKPKNRYANVIAYDHSRVILTSVDGVPGSDYINANYIDGYRKQNAYIATQGPLPETLSDFWRMVWEQRTSTIVMMTRLEEKSRVKCDQYWPSRGTETYGMIQVTLVDTVELATYTVRTFALYKNGSCEKREIRQFQFMAWPDHGVPEYPTPILAFLRRVKACNPTDAGPMVVHCSAGVGRTGCFIDIDAMLERVKLEKSVDIYGHVTCMRSQRNYMVQTEDQYIFIHEALLEAVMCGNTEVPARSLYAHIQKLSQVPPGESVTSMELEFKLLANSKAHTSRFISANLPCNKFKNRLVNIMPYEISRVCLQPIRGVEGSDYINASFIDGYRQQKGYIATQGPLAETTEDFWRMLWEHNSTIVVMLTKLREMGREKCHQYWPAERSARYQYFVVDPMAEYNMPQYILREFKVTDARDGQSRTIRQFQFTDWPEQGVPKTGEGFIDFIGQVHKTKEQFGQDGPITVHCSAGVGRTGVFITLSIVLERMRYEGVVDMFQTVKTLRTQRPAMVQTEDQYQLCYRAALEYLGSFDHYAT, encoded by the exons GAGcgttgcagattgaaagcagtgaAGAATCAGACCAGGGGAAGTACGAATGTGTGGCCACCAACAGTGCCGGGACCCGCTACTCCGCTCCGGCTAATCTCTACGTGCGTG TCCGGCGCGTGGCCCCGCGGTTTTCTATTCCACCCAGTAGCCATGAAGTCATGCCTGGAGGCAGCGTGAACTTGACTTGTGTCGCTGTTGGTGCTCCTATGCCTTACGTGAAGTGGATGGCCGGTCTAGAAGAACTTACCAAGGAAGATGAGATGCCTGTAGGACGGAATGTTCTTGAACTGACCAATATTCGCGAATCTGCCAATTACACCTGTGTGGCTATTTCCTCTCTGGGTATGATCGAGTCTGTAGCACAGATTACTGTGAAAG CATTGCCAAAGCCGCCCGTAGCTGTCACAGTAACAGAGACCACGGCCACTAGCGTCACCCTGACGTGGGATTCAGGGAATCCAGAGCCACTTTCCTATTACGTGATCCAGTATAAACCCAAAGCCTCTGAAGGGCCTTTCCAGGAGGTTGATGGTGTTGCTACAACTCGTTACAGCATTGGTGGGCTCAGCCCATACTCCGAATACGAGTTTCGCATCATTGCAGTTAACAACATTGGTCGTGGACCTCCGAGTGAAGTGGTAGAAGCCCAGACTGGAGAACAGGCGCCTTCAGGTCCTCCTCTGAACGTCCAAGCTCGTATGCTCAGTGCTAGTACTATGATCGTGCAATGGGATCCTCCCGAAGAAGCCAATGGACAAATAAGAGGCTTCAGAGTCTATTACACTTCAGACCCACATTTACCTTTTAACATGTGGCAAAAGCATAACGTGGTGGACAATCTTCTGACAACCATTGCAGGACTGACCACCGGGATCACTTACAGTATCCGTGTCCTGGCATTCACATCAGTGGGGGATGGGCCACCTTCAGATATGGTCCAGGTTAAGGCGCAGCAGGGAG TTCCAGCACAGCCGGTTAATTTCCAGGCAGAAGCTGAATCTGACACAAGGATTATGCTGAcctggcgctatatacagcaAGAACGCATCGTCTCATATGAACTTGTGTACTGGGAAGGGCAGGACGGGCTACAA caaaaattgaCGTTCGCCCCATCCTCTTCCTATGCGGTTGAGGGGCTGAAGCCGGACACTCTGTATAATTTCCAGCTTGCCGCCAGCTCTTCTATGGGGCTTGGCGTTTACACACCAGTGATCCAAGCCCGGACAGCACAGTCCA CGCCATCAGCTCCGCCGCAGAAAGTGGAGTGCACCAGCCTTAGCTCCACCTCTATCCGGGTAAGTTGGGTGGCTCCGCCAGTCTCCAGCCGCAATGGAGCTCTAACCCGCTACTCTCTGGCCTATCAAGCGGTGGCTGGGGAGGACACATCCCGGCACGTTGTGGACAGTATCCCACCAGAATTCTCCAGCTGGGAGATCAAGGATCTGGAGAAATGGACTGAGTACAGAGTTTGGGTGCGAGCTCATACAGACGTAGGGGCCGGGCCTGAGAGCCCCGTGTTCATTGTGCGGACAGATGAGGATG TGCCCAGTGCACCGCCAAGGAAGGTTGAAGTAGACTCTGTGAATTCCACATCAGTGAAAGTGACCTGGAAGTCTCCAATTCCAACCAAGCAGAATGGTCAGATACGGGGCTACCAAGTGACCTATGTGCGCCTGGAAGGTGGGGAGCCCCGGGGGAACCCTGTTATTAAGGACGTCATGTTGGCAGAAGCTCAG TGGAGACCAGAGGAATCTGCAGAATAC GAAGCTGTGATAACTGGGCTGTCTGCAGAAACCACTTACTCCATCACTGTAGCTGCGTACACTACTAAAGGAGATGGTGCTAGGAGCAAACCCAAAGTAGTCACCACTACAGGAGCCC TTCCCGGGAGGCCAAGTATAGGGATTAGTACAACCATTCAAAACACTGCCCTGGTCCAGTGGCATCCGCCTAGAGAGGTGATGGGAGAGCTGCAGGGATACCGCCTGCAATATAAGCGCACGGATGAGGAGAGGTTCATCACTATGGACTTTGGAAAGAATGAACATCACTACACGCTGACCAAGCTCCACAAGGGTGCCACCTACATCTTCAAATTGTCTGCCAAGAACCGTGCGGGTTATGGGGAGGAGGCGGAGAAGGAGATCTCTACTCCTGAGGACGTGCCTAGTGGCTTTCCTCAAAACTTGCAAGTTGTTGGACTGACCACATCCACAACAGAACTATCCTGGGATCCTCCAGTTCTCTCAGAACGCAACGGAAAGATCACAAACTACACAGTGGTCTACCGGGATATCAACAGCCCACAGGATCTGACCAACGTCACCCGAGACAGGCACATTACGCTTGTCAATCTCAAACCAGACACTACCTATGATATTAAAGTCAGGGCAAGAACAAGTAAGGGGCAGGGGCCTCTAAGTCCCAGCATACAGTCCCGCACCATGCCCGTGGACCAAG TATTTGCAAAAAACTTCAGAGTGAACGCGGTGATGAAGACGTCGGTTCTGCTGAGCTGGGAAGTTCCTGACTCTTACAAATCAGCTGTGCCTTTCAAG ATTCTGTATAACAACCAGAATGTAGAAGTGGACGGCCAATCCATGCGTAAACTGATAAACAACCTTCAGCCAGACACAGAATATTCCTTTGTACTGATGCATCGAGGCAGCAGCGCCGGCGGCCTGCAGCACCGAGTGTCTATCCGTACAGCGCCCGATGTCCTGCAGAGCAAGCCATCATCTAATAGCAAGTACATGGAGGACGGGAAGTTCACTCTGCTCTTGCCTCGAGTGCAGACGTCTTCTCCGGTGAG GTGGTATTACATTGTGGTCGTTCCACTGGATAGCTCCAGGAGCCTGAGTACACGGCAAAGTCCTGAGGAGATGGAACTGGAACAG ATCTTGGACGCCATTAATCAGGGATCTCGTCGGCAAAAGAGACAAGCAAGCAAGAGCCAGCCATATATAGCTGCACGGCTGAACACGCTCCCCGAATCATTCACCCTGGGTGACAGTAAAGAGTATAATGGCTTTGTAAACAAGCCTCTGAGCGACCAGCTAAGCTACACCTGCTTCGTGCTGGCAGCGCTGGAAGATGGCGACACG AAGAAATATGCCGCCAGCCCATACTCCGATGAAATTGTGGTACAAGTATCTTCATTAAAGCAACAAGAGGAACCGGAAATGCTGTGGGTGATGGGTCCAGTCCTTGCCGTCATTCTTATCATCATCATTGTCATTGCTATTCTTCTCTTCAAGAG GAAAAGAACCAACTCTCCGTCTAATAAAGAGGATCAGGCACCAGGGGTCAAAGAATCTCTTCTGGGCCATTCATCGGATCCGGTGGAGCTAAGGCGTCTCAACTACCAGACCCCAG GTTCCAGTGTCCCCAGTTATCCGAATATCTCAA GTATGAGGGACCATCCCCCCATCTCCATCAATGACCTCGCTGAGCACATAGACCGTCTGAAGGCCAACGATGGACTCAAGTTCTCGCAGGAATATGAG TCCATTGACCCCGGTCAGCAGTTCACATGGGAGAACTCTAACCTAGAAGTGAACAAACCAAAGAATCGCTATGCAAATGTAATAGCATACGACCACTCCCGGGTCATCCTGACCTCAGTGGATG GAGTCCCTGGCAGTGATTACATCAATGCCAACTACATCGATGGCTACAGAAAACAAAATGCCTACATCGCCACACAAGGCCCATTACCCGAGACCTTGAGCGACTTCTGGCGCATGGTGTGGGAGCAGAGGACGTCCACCATCGTCATGATGACTCGTCTAGAGGAAAAGTCCAGG GTAAAGTGTGACCAGTACTGGCCGAGCCGTGGCACCGAGACGTACGGAATGATCCAAGTCACCCTAGTGGACACAGTAGAACTTGCCACATACACAGTGAGGACGTTTGCCCTCTATAAG AATGGATCCTGTGAAAAACGAGAAATCCGCCAGTTCCAGTTCATGGCGTGGCCAGACCATGGGGTCCCGGAGTACCCGACACCCATCCTGGCCTTCTTACGAAGAGTGAAAGCCTGCAACCCCACAGACGCCGGCCCTATGGTTGTTCACTGCAG TGCTGGTGTGGGCCGGACGGGATGTTTCATAGACATTGACGCCATGCTCGAGAGAGTAAAGCTGGAGAAGTCTGTGGACATCTATGGGCACGTGACCTGCATGCGCTCCCAGCGAAACTACATGGTGCAGACGGAGGACCAGTACATCTTCATCCACGAGGCTTTACTAGAGGCAGTGATGTGCGGAAACACGGAAGTGCCGGCACGCAGCCTGTATGCACATATCCAGAAACTGTCTCAGGTCCCTCCGGGAGAGAGCGTCACCTCCATGGAGCTAGAGTTCAAG ctTTTGGCCAACTCCAAGGCTCACACCTCCCGCTTTATCAGTGCCAACCTACCATGCAACAAGTTCAAGAATCGGCTAGTGAATATCATGCCATACGAGATAAGTCGTGTGTGTCTTCAGCCCATACGCGGAGTGGAAGGGTCGGATTATATTAACGCCAGTTTCATAGACGGATACAG GCAGCAGAAAGGGTACATTGCCACTCAGGGACCCCTGGCAGAGACCACCGAGGACTTCTGGCGCATGCTTTGGGAACATAATTCTACCATTGTGGTGATGCTGACGAAGCTGCGGGaaatgggccgg GAGAAGTGTCATCAGTACTGGCCGGCAGAGCGCTCTGCCCGCTACCAGTATTTTGTTGTGGACCCCATGGCTGAATATAACATGCCCCAGTACATCCTCCGCGAGTTCAAAGTGACAGATGCGAGG GATGGACAGTCTCGGACAATCAGGCAGTTCCAGTTCACAGATTGGCCCGAGCAAGGAGTGCCAAAAACAGGAGAAGGCTTCATCGACTTCATTGGACAAGTGCATAAGACCAAGGAGCAGTTTGGACAGGACGGACCCATCACAGTCCACTGCAG TGCTGGCGTGGGCCGGACCGGAGTCTTCATCACTCTCAGCATTGTCCTGGAGCGGATGAGGTATGAAGGAGTGGTAGACATGTTCCAGACTGTGAAGACTCTAAGAACACAGCGACCGGCCATGGTACAGACAGAG GACCAGTACCAGCTGTGCTACAGAGCCGCGTTGGAGTACCTAGGCAGCTTTGACCACTATGCAACATAA
- the PTPRF gene encoding receptor-type tyrosine-protein phosphatase F isoform X6, protein MVPYSPQTQLIVLALLLCSAINTNADSEPVFIRKPDDQIGISGGVASFVCQATGDPKPRITWMKKGKKVSSQRFEVIEFDDGSGSVLRIQPLRVHRDEAIYECTATNSVGEINSNAKLTVLEEEQVPHGFPVIDMGPQLKVVEKTRTATMLCAASGNPDPEISWYKDFLPVDTATSNGRIKQLRSGALQIESSEESDQGKYECVATNSAGTRYSAPANLYVRVRRVAPRFSIPPSSHEVMPGGSVNLTCVAVGAPMPYVKWMAGLEELTKEDEMPVGRNVLELTNIRESANYTCVAISSLGMIESVAQITVKALPKPPVAVTVTETTATSVTLTWDSGNPEPLSYYVIQYKPKASEGPFQEVDGVATTRYSIGGLSPYSEYEFRIIAVNNIGRGPPSEVVEAQTGEQAPSGPPLNVQARMLSASTMIVQWDPPEEANGQIRGFRVYYTSDPHLPFNMWQKHNVVDNLLTTIAGLTTGITYSIRVLAFTSVGDGPPSDMVQVKAQQGVPAQPVNFQAEAESDTRIMLTWRYIQQERIVSYELVYWEGQDGLQQKLTFAPSSSYAVEGLKPDTLYNFQLAASSSMGLGVYTPVIQARTAQSTPSAPPQKVECTSLSSTSIRVSWVAPPVSSRNGALTRYSLAYQAVAGEDTSRHVVDSIPPEFSSWEIKDLEKWTEYRVWVRAHTDVGAGPESPVFIVRTDEDVPSAPPRKVEVDSVNSTSVKVTWKSPIPTKQNGQIRGYQVTYVRLEGGEPRGNPVIKDVMLAEAQWRPEESAEYEAVITGLSAETTYSITVAAYTTKGDGARSKPKVVTTTGALPGRPSIGISTTIQNTALVQWHPPREVMGELQGYRLQYKRTDEERFITMDFGKNEHHYTLTKLHKGATYIFKLSAKNRAGYGEEAEKEISTPEDVPSGFPQNLQVVGLTTSTTELSWDPPVLSERNGKITNYTVVYRDINSPQDLTNVTRDRHITLVNLKPDTTYDIKVRARTSKGQGPLSPSIQSRTMPVDQVFAKNFRVNAVMKTSVLLSWEVPDSYKSAVPFKILYNNQNVEVDGQSMRKLINNLQPDTEYSFVLMHRGSSAGGLQHRVSIRTAPDVLQSKPSSNSKYMEDGKFTLLLPRVQTSSPVRWYYIVVVPLDSSRSLSTRQSPEEMELEQILDAINQGSRRQKRQASKSQPYIAARLNTLPESFTLGDSKEYNGFVNKPLSDQLSYTCFVLAALEDGDTKKYAASPYSDEIVVQVSSLKQQEEPEMLWVMGPVLAVILIIIIVIAILLFKRKRTNSPSNKEDQAPGVKESLLGHSSDPVELRRLNYQTPGMRDHPPISINDLAEHIDRLKANDGLKFSQEYESIDPGQQFTWENSNLEVNKPKNRYANVIAYDHSRVILTSVDGVPGSDYINANYIDGYRKQNAYIATQGPLPETLSDFWRMVWEQRTSTIVMMTRLEEKSRVKCDQYWPSRGTETYGMIQVTLVDTVELATYTVRTFALYKNGSCEKREIRQFQFMAWPDHGVPEYPTPILAFLRRVKACNPTDAGPMVVHCSAGVGRTGCFIDIDAMLERVKLEKSVDIYGHVTCMRSQRNYMVQTEDQYIFIHEALLEAVMCGNTEVPARSLYAHIQKLSQVPPGESVTSMELEFKLLANSKAHTSRFISANLPCNKFKNRLVNIMPYEISRVCLQPIRGVEGSDYINASFIDGYRQQKGYIATQGPLAETTEDFWRMLWEHNSTIVVMLTKLREMGREKCHQYWPAERSARYQYFVVDPMAEYNMPQYILREFKVTDARDGQSRTIRQFQFTDWPEQGVPKTGEGFIDFIGQVHKTKEQFGQDGPITVHCSAGVGRTGVFITLSIVLERMRYEGVVDMFQTVKTLRTQRPAMVQTEDQYQLCYRAALEYLGSFDHYAT, encoded by the exons GAGcgttgcagattgaaagcagtgaAGAATCAGACCAGGGGAAGTACGAATGTGTGGCCACCAACAGTGCCGGGACCCGCTACTCCGCTCCGGCTAATCTCTACGTGCGTG TCCGGCGCGTGGCCCCGCGGTTTTCTATTCCACCCAGTAGCCATGAAGTCATGCCTGGAGGCAGCGTGAACTTGACTTGTGTCGCTGTTGGTGCTCCTATGCCTTACGTGAAGTGGATGGCCGGTCTAGAAGAACTTACCAAGGAAGATGAGATGCCTGTAGGACGGAATGTTCTTGAACTGACCAATATTCGCGAATCTGCCAATTACACCTGTGTGGCTATTTCCTCTCTGGGTATGATCGAGTCTGTAGCACAGATTACTGTGAAAG CATTGCCAAAGCCGCCCGTAGCTGTCACAGTAACAGAGACCACGGCCACTAGCGTCACCCTGACGTGGGATTCAGGGAATCCAGAGCCACTTTCCTATTACGTGATCCAGTATAAACCCAAAGCCTCTGAAGGGCCTTTCCAGGAGGTTGATGGTGTTGCTACAACTCGTTACAGCATTGGTGGGCTCAGCCCATACTCCGAATACGAGTTTCGCATCATTGCAGTTAACAACATTGGTCGTGGACCTCCGAGTGAAGTGGTAGAAGCCCAGACTGGAGAACAGGCGCCTTCAGGTCCTCCTCTGAACGTCCAAGCTCGTATGCTCAGTGCTAGTACTATGATCGTGCAATGGGATCCTCCCGAAGAAGCCAATGGACAAATAAGAGGCTTCAGAGTCTATTACACTTCAGACCCACATTTACCTTTTAACATGTGGCAAAAGCATAACGTGGTGGACAATCTTCTGACAACCATTGCAGGACTGACCACCGGGATCACTTACAGTATCCGTGTCCTGGCATTCACATCAGTGGGGGATGGGCCACCTTCAGATATGGTCCAGGTTAAGGCGCAGCAGGGAG TTCCAGCACAGCCGGTTAATTTCCAGGCAGAAGCTGAATCTGACACAAGGATTATGCTGAcctggcgctatatacagcaAGAACGCATCGTCTCATATGAACTTGTGTACTGGGAAGGGCAGGACGGGCTACAA caaaaattgaCGTTCGCCCCATCCTCTTCCTATGCGGTTGAGGGGCTGAAGCCGGACACTCTGTATAATTTCCAGCTTGCCGCCAGCTCTTCTATGGGGCTTGGCGTTTACACACCAGTGATCCAAGCCCGGACAGCACAGTCCA CGCCATCAGCTCCGCCGCAGAAAGTGGAGTGCACCAGCCTTAGCTCCACCTCTATCCGGGTAAGTTGGGTGGCTCCGCCAGTCTCCAGCCGCAATGGAGCTCTAACCCGCTACTCTCTGGCCTATCAAGCGGTGGCTGGGGAGGACACATCCCGGCACGTTGTGGACAGTATCCCACCAGAATTCTCCAGCTGGGAGATCAAGGATCTGGAGAAATGGACTGAGTACAGAGTTTGGGTGCGAGCTCATACAGACGTAGGGGCCGGGCCTGAGAGCCCCGTGTTCATTGTGCGGACAGATGAGGATG TGCCCAGTGCACCGCCAAGGAAGGTTGAAGTAGACTCTGTGAATTCCACATCAGTGAAAGTGACCTGGAAGTCTCCAATTCCAACCAAGCAGAATGGTCAGATACGGGGCTACCAAGTGACCTATGTGCGCCTGGAAGGTGGGGAGCCCCGGGGGAACCCTGTTATTAAGGACGTCATGTTGGCAGAAGCTCAG TGGAGACCAGAGGAATCTGCAGAATAC GAAGCTGTGATAACTGGGCTGTCTGCAGAAACCACTTACTCCATCACTGTAGCTGCGTACACTACTAAAGGAGATGGTGCTAGGAGCAAACCCAAAGTAGTCACCACTACAGGAGCCC TTCCCGGGAGGCCAAGTATAGGGATTAGTACAACCATTCAAAACACTGCCCTGGTCCAGTGGCATCCGCCTAGAGAGGTGATGGGAGAGCTGCAGGGATACCGCCTGCAATATAAGCGCACGGATGAGGAGAGGTTCATCACTATGGACTTTGGAAAGAATGAACATCACTACACGCTGACCAAGCTCCACAAGGGTGCCACCTACATCTTCAAATTGTCTGCCAAGAACCGTGCGGGTTATGGGGAGGAGGCGGAGAAGGAGATCTCTACTCCTGAGGACGTGCCTAGTGGCTTTCCTCAAAACTTGCAAGTTGTTGGACTGACCACATCCACAACAGAACTATCCTGGGATCCTCCAGTTCTCTCAGAACGCAACGGAAAGATCACAAACTACACAGTGGTCTACCGGGATATCAACAGCCCACAGGATCTGACCAACGTCACCCGAGACAGGCACATTACGCTTGTCAATCTCAAACCAGACACTACCTATGATATTAAAGTCAGGGCAAGAACAAGTAAGGGGCAGGGGCCTCTAAGTCCCAGCATACAGTCCCGCACCATGCCCGTGGACCAAG TATTTGCAAAAAACTTCAGAGTGAACGCGGTGATGAAGACGTCGGTTCTGCTGAGCTGGGAAGTTCCTGACTCTTACAAATCAGCTGTGCCTTTCAAG ATTCTGTATAACAACCAGAATGTAGAAGTGGACGGCCAATCCATGCGTAAACTGATAAACAACCTTCAGCCAGACACAGAATATTCCTTTGTACTGATGCATCGAGGCAGCAGCGCCGGCGGCCTGCAGCACCGAGTGTCTATCCGTACAGCGCCCGATGTCCTGCAGAGCAAGCCATCATCTAATAGCAAGTACATGGAGGACGGGAAGTTCACTCTGCTCTTGCCTCGAGTGCAGACGTCTTCTCCGGTGAG GTGGTATTACATTGTGGTCGTTCCACTGGATAGCTCCAGGAGCCTGAGTACACGGCAAAGTCCTGAGGAGATGGAACTGGAACAG ATCTTGGACGCCATTAATCAGGGATCTCGTCGGCAAAAGAGACAAGCAAGCAAGAGCCAGCCATATATAGCTGCACGGCTGAACACGCTCCCCGAATCATTCACCCTGGGTGACAGTAAAGAGTATAATGGCTTTGTAAACAAGCCTCTGAGCGACCAGCTAAGCTACACCTGCTTCGTGCTGGCAGCGCTGGAAGATGGCGACACG AAGAAATATGCCGCCAGCCCATACTCCGATGAAATTGTGGTACAAGTATCTTCATTAAAGCAACAAGAGGAACCGGAAATGCTGTGGGTGATGGGTCCAGTCCTTGCCGTCATTCTTATCATCATCATTGTCATTGCTATTCTTCTCTTCAAGAG GAAAAGAACCAACTCTCCGTCTAATAAAGAGGATCAGGCACCAGGGGTCAAAGAATCTCTTCTGGGCCATTCATCGGATCCGGTGGAGCTAAGGCGTCTCAACTACCAGACCCCAG GTATGAGGGACCATCCCCCCATCTCCATCAATGACCTCGCTGAGCACATAGACCGTCTGAAGGCCAACGATGGACTCAAGTTCTCGCAGGAATATGAG TCCATTGACCCCGGTCAGCAGTTCACATGGGAGAACTCTAACCTAGAAGTGAACAAACCAAAGAATCGCTATGCAAATGTAATAGCATACGACCACTCCCGGGTCATCCTGACCTCAGTGGATG GAGTCCCTGGCAGTGATTACATCAATGCCAACTACATCGATGGCTACAGAAAACAAAATGCCTACATCGCCACACAAGGCCCATTACCCGAGACCTTGAGCGACTTCTGGCGCATGGTGTGGGAGCAGAGGACGTCCACCATCGTCATGATGACTCGTCTAGAGGAAAAGTCCAGG GTAAAGTGTGACCAGTACTGGCCGAGCCGTGGCACCGAGACGTACGGAATGATCCAAGTCACCCTAGTGGACACAGTAGAACTTGCCACATACACAGTGAGGACGTTTGCCCTCTATAAG AATGGATCCTGTGAAAAACGAGAAATCCGCCAGTTCCAGTTCATGGCGTGGCCAGACCATGGGGTCCCGGAGTACCCGACACCCATCCTGGCCTTCTTACGAAGAGTGAAAGCCTGCAACCCCACAGACGCCGGCCCTATGGTTGTTCACTGCAG TGCTGGTGTGGGCCGGACGGGATGTTTCATAGACATTGACGCCATGCTCGAGAGAGTAAAGCTGGAGAAGTCTGTGGACATCTATGGGCACGTGACCTGCATGCGCTCCCAGCGAAACTACATGGTGCAGACGGAGGACCAGTACATCTTCATCCACGAGGCTTTACTAGAGGCAGTGATGTGCGGAAACACGGAAGTGCCGGCACGCAGCCTGTATGCACATATCCAGAAACTGTCTCAGGTCCCTCCGGGAGAGAGCGTCACCTCCATGGAGCTAGAGTTCAAG ctTTTGGCCAACTCCAAGGCTCACACCTCCCGCTTTATCAGTGCCAACCTACCATGCAACAAGTTCAAGAATCGGCTAGTGAATATCATGCCATACGAGATAAGTCGTGTGTGTCTTCAGCCCATACGCGGAGTGGAAGGGTCGGATTATATTAACGCCAGTTTCATAGACGGATACAG GCAGCAGAAAGGGTACATTGCCACTCAGGGACCCCTGGCAGAGACCACCGAGGACTTCTGGCGCATGCTTTGGGAACATAATTCTACCATTGTGGTGATGCTGACGAAGCTGCGGGaaatgggccgg GAGAAGTGTCATCAGTACTGGCCGGCAGAGCGCTCTGCCCGCTACCAGTATTTTGTTGTGGACCCCATGGCTGAATATAACATGCCCCAGTACATCCTCCGCGAGTTCAAAGTGACAGATGCGAGG GATGGACAGTCTCGGACAATCAGGCAGTTCCAGTTCACAGATTGGCCCGAGCAAGGAGTGCCAAAAACAGGAGAAGGCTTCATCGACTTCATTGGACAAGTGCATAAGACCAAGGAGCAGTTTGGACAGGACGGACCCATCACAGTCCACTGCAG TGCTGGCGTGGGCCGGACCGGAGTCTTCATCACTCTCAGCATTGTCCTGGAGCGGATGAGGTATGAAGGAGTGGTAGACATGTTCCAGACTGTGAAGACTCTAAGAACACAGCGACCGGCCATGGTACAGACAGAG GACCAGTACCAGCTGTGCTACAGAGCCGCGTTGGAGTACCTAGGCAGCTTTGACCACTATGCAACATAA